A genome region from Erigeron canadensis isolate Cc75 chromosome 3, C_canadensis_v1, whole genome shotgun sequence includes the following:
- the LOC122591584 gene encoding uncharacterized protein LOC122591584, which produces MISHVSKFFKNTSGLAPSLPKSTAYFCNVLNHVQLSILNVLPFVEGRLPVKYLGVPLVSTRLTYQDCIVLVERVRNRVLDWKNKFLSFAGRLQIVQSVLSSMHVYWASVFILPAKVIQKIEKIMRGFLWSQGTLQKGKAKVAWEVVCLPKTKGGLGIRRLDIFNIALMSSHIRSILTLKESLWVRWVHTYKLKGQGFWAIPLRGNLSWSWRKLLQIRPVVRPFFWFKVGNGEIANAWHDNWCDYSPLLNTVTPRIIHNAGYTCYPKFHILFLMVLGIGLLSGILFWKNAQGCLVDYSVVGVWDSIRTRDDPVRWVLCFVLYVLCKLIRMLICFSNALILIKFGRGLVCIPFSVSVWDVLIEDVILLARKKNADSLIVRLVVSASTYFICKEKNERLFATSTKKKRSAQQLIQVIVTTVRLKLMTFRFKQNSRVRHLFDIWKLPTTLVNGV; this is translated from the exons atgATTTCCCACGTCTCCAAGTTTTTCAAGAACACATCAGGTTTGGCTCCTAGTTTACCTAAAAGCACAGCttatttttgtaatgttttgAACCATGTCCAGCTTTCAATCTTGAATGTGTTGCCATTTGTGGAGGGTCGTCTTCCGGTCAAGTATCTTGGTGTACCTTTGGTTTCAACTCGTCTTACTTATCAGGATTGTATTGTATTAGTAGAAAGAGTTCGAAATAGGGTTTTGGATTGGAAGAACAAATTCCTGTCTTTTGCTGGTCGTTTGCAAATTGTACAATCTGTTCTCTCTTCTATGCATGTGTATTGGGCTTCGGTTTTTATTCTACCAGCTAAGGTGATTCAGAAGATAGAAAAGATCATGCGGGGTTTTCTTTGGTCTCAAGGTACTTTACAGAAAGGAAAGGCTAAAGTGGCTTGGGAGGTTGTTTGCCTTCCTAAAACTAAGGGAGGTTTGGGGATTAGACGGCtagatatttttaatattgCTCTTATGTCCAGCCATATTCGTAGTATTCTCACGTTGAAGGAGTCCCTTTGGGTTCGTTGGGTTCATACTTATAAATTAAAGGGTCAAGGCTTTTGGGCGATCCCTCTACGTGGAAATTTGTCTTGGAGTTGGAGGAAATTGCTTCAGATTCGTCCTGTTGTTAGACCTTTCTTTTGGTTTAAGGTTGGTAATGGTGAAATAGCAAATGCTTGGCATGACAATTGGTGTGATTACTCTCCTCTTCTTAATACGGTGACACCTAGAATTATTCATAATGCGGGATATACATGTTATCCAAAGTTTCACATCTTGTTTCTGATGGTGCTTGGAATTGGCCTTCTGAGTGGGATA CTTTTTTGGAAGAATGCTCAAGGTTGCTTAGTGGATTATTCGGTTGTTGGTGTTTGGGATTCGATCCGGACCAGAGATGATCCTGTTCGATG GGTCCTTTGCTTTGTCCTTTATGTGCTTTGCAAGCTGATTCGCATGCTCATTTGTTTTTCGAATGCTCTTATTCTGATCAAGTTTGGAAGGGGATTAGTATGTATCCCATTTTCAGTTTCGGTTTGGGATGTTCTTATTGAAGATGTTATTCTTTTGGCTAGAAAGAAGAATGCTGATAGTCTTATTGTTCGGTTAGTAGTTTCAGCCTCTACTTATTTCATTTGTAAGGAAAAAAATGAACGTTTATTTGCtacttcaacaaaaaaaaaaaggtcggCTCAACAACTTATTCAAGTGATTGTTACTACTGTTCGCTTAAAGCTCATGACTTTTCGGTTCAAGCAGAATTCTAGAGTTCGTCATCTTTTTGACATTTGGAAGCTCCCAACTACTTTAGTTAATGGTGTATAG